The DNA segment GGCCTGGCAATTGTCGAGGCATTGAAGAAGACCGGCGGCGATGCCAGCACGGAAAAGATGATCACTGCGCTGGAAGGCTTGAGCTTTGATACGCCCAAGGGCAAGCATACGATCCGCAAGGAAGACCATCAAGCCTTGCAGTCGATGTATCACTACAAGCTGAAAAACGATCCGGCGTTCGCCTGGGCCGTGCCTGAGCTGGTGCGTGAAATCAAGATCGAAGAAATGCCGCTGCCGATCCGCAACGTGAAGTAAAGTAGTAGCCGGCGCCGCTGGAGACCATCCGGCGCCGGTGTTTCACTATAATTATTGTCAGGGACGAGTGCGCGTATGCAAGCCTATAACGGATTGGTGGAAAAACAGTCGTTCACATTGCCGAGCTACACCACGGTGGGCGGCAGGGAGATCAAGGATCTCAAGGTGGGCTGGGAAAGCTACGGCCAGCTGAATGCGGCCAGGGACAATGCCATCCTGGTGCCGCATTATTATTCGGCCAACTCGCACGTGGCTGGCCGCTACCAGGCGGACGATGCCGCGCCCGGCTACTGGGACAGCATCATCGGCCCCGGCAAGCCGCTCGATACCGACCGTTACTTTGTCATCAGCGTCGATGCGCTGGTCAACATGAATTCCAAGGACGGCATCACCGTCACCACTGGCCCGGCGTCGACCAATCCCGCAACGGGCAAGCCGTACGGCCTGGATTTTCCGGTCGTGACGATCCGCGACTTCGTGCGGGTGCAACGCGCCTTGCTCGATTCGCTGGGCATCGTCCGCCTGGTTGCCGCGGCCGGCGTGTCGATGGGCGCCCTGCAATCCTACGAATGGGCTGCAGCCTATCCGGAAATGGTCGAGCGCGTCATCGCCGTCAATGGCACGCCGACGCAAAAGCCGTATGCCATCTGCAACCTGGAAAGCTGGATCTCGCCGATCAAGGCCGACGCCAACTGGAACAATGGTAATTACTATGGCGGCGCGGAACCGCTCGCCGGCGTCACGCAAGCCATGTTCAACGTGATCGTCGCCGCGCTGCATGCCGATGGCATCGCCGCCGCCTTCCAGTACCAGTGGGCCGATGCCGCCAGGAGCCCGCTCGATGCGATCTCCAACAACTTTCTGGTCAACCAGGCGTTCCAGGCCAATTGCGCGTTGCGCGCGCAAACCATGGTCGATGCCAACCACATGCTGTACATGACGCGCGCCAACCAGCTGTTCGTTGCCGGCACGCCCGGCAGCTCGGTCGATCCTGAACTGAAAAACATCCAGGCCAAAACGCTGGTCGTGCAGTACAGCAGCGATACGCTTTTCCCCGTGGCCGATGCTGCGGCACAAGTGGCGCGGCTGAAGGAAAACGGCACGGCGGCGGAACTGGTGGAAATTGCCTCGATGGGCGGCCACCTGGCCGGCGTCACCGAAATCGACAAGGCGAGCGAGGCCATCCGCGGCCATCTGGCGCGCTAGTTGGCGCGCATGTGCCGGCTTACATCTGCCGGAACAGGTGCGCGAACAGGCGGCTGACTGCCAGGGTTTCGCTGCGCCCGTGCAGGCGCAGCGAGAGCTTGCCGGCTTCGTCGCGCACGGCTGCAGCGATGCAGCGGGCGTTGACGACCGTGCCGCGGTGGATTTGCCAGAAGCGTTCCGGGTCCAGTTGCGGCAGCAATTCCTTCAGGCTGGTGCGGATCAGCGAATCGCCTTGCCCCGTCGCGACCGTGACGTACTTGTCCGTCGCTTCAAAATACACCACGTCGTCGATCGGGATCATGCGCACCTGGTTGCCGACGGCCGCGCGGATCATCGACAGGCGCGGCGCGCGCAGGCTGTCCAGCTGGGCGAGCATGCGTGCCAGGCCTTCATCCGCGCCACCGGTTTGCCGGGGCCCTTGCAGGCGCGCCGCCAGCCGTGACTTCAGGCGCTCGACCGTCTTGCCCAGGCGTTCGTCGCTGACGGGCTTGCAGACATAGTCGACTGCGGCCTGCTCGAAGGCGGCCAGTGCGAATTCGTCGTAGGCAGTGACGAATACCACCAGCGGGAAGGGCTGTGTTTGTGCGCCGTCCTGCGCCCCCTGGCCCCACGCATCGGCCAGTTCCTGCGCTGCTTCCAGGCCCGTCTTGCCGGGCATCTTGATATCCAAAAACAATACGTCCGGGCGCTCGTCGAGCGTCTTTTGCACGGCGGCGACGCCGTTCTCGGCCATGGCGACGATCTCCAGTTCCGGCCACAGGCGCCTGAGCGTGCCTGCCAGCGCCATGGCAAGGAGCGGTTCGTCTTCGGCGATCAGGGCGCGTATCGGGGTCATAGGATGCATCATAGCCGCGTCAGGTTGCCATGGGCAGGGTGAGGTGGGCGAGCGCGCCTGCGGGAAGGTTGGGCTGCAGGCGGAAGTCTGCCTGGTCACCGTACAGGGCGCGCAGGCGCTCGCGCACATTGTCCAGGCCCACGCCGGTGCCGGGCTGGCCCGGGGGCGCATCCAGGCCCAGGCCGGTGTCGGCGACGGTCAATTCGAGCATGCCGTCGATGCTGCGCGCCGAGACATCGATGCGGCCGCCGTCGATCTTGGGTTCGAGGCCATGCTTGATGGCGTTTTCCACCAGCGGCTGCAGCAGCATCGGCGGCAGCGGCAGATTGCGCAGTGGCTCCGGCAGGTCGAGCGCATAGGCCAGGCGCGGTCCCATGCGAATCGCCATCAGTTCCAGGTAGGCTTGCAGCAGGGCGAATTCCTGCCCCAGCGTGGTTTGCGGCGCGCGCGCGGCGGCCAGCGTGGCGCGCAGGTACTGGATCAGCTGGTCCAGCATGTGTTGCGCGCGCGGGGCGTCGAAGGCGATCAGCGCCTGCAGGTTGGCCAGGGTATTGAACAGCATGTGCGGCTCGATTTGCGCCTGCAGCAATTGCAGCTGGGCTTGCAGCGCCTGCTTTTCGATGGCGGCGGCACGCGCCTTTTCCAGGGCGGCTTGCGCTTCGAGGTATTGCAGCTTGCCGCGGCTCCAGAAAAACCAGGTGCCGAACAGGCAGGCCAGCAGCGTGACCACCAGGCTGGCGCCGGTATAGCGCATGTCGAGGGCGTGCGGCAGATGCGCGGGCATGCCGAGCAGCCATACCGCCAAGCCATGGCCGCCAAACCAGGCCAGCGGGACGGCCGCGACCACCAGCAGCAACAGCGACCAGTGCGGCTTGCCTTCGCCCCATAACACCAGCCGGCCGCCGCTGATTAGCACCACCGCCAGGATGCCGATGCACATCGAGAACACCAGGTTGGTCCCGAAGGATGAACCCAGCGGCGTCAGATAGGTAATGGCCAGCGCAATCAGCACATTGAAAGCGCCGGTGAACGCCGTGTCGATGGCCAGCCGGCGCAGGCGCGGGTGGCGGCTGGCCTGCGCGCTGATGCGCAACTTTTGGGTAGGGGTGGTCAAGCCTGCTGCTTCCTTATTTCCTGTTCGATCATGCGCTGTTTCCAGCGGCTGCCGTCGGCGCGCAAATAGACGGCCATGCCATGCATGGCCAAGCCGATGCCCCATCCGAAGATCGGGCCGAGCGGCCAGAAATGCCCGGGCGTGGTTAACTGGCTGAGCACGATCAGGCCGGTGTTGACTATGATATACACGCTCAGATGGATCCGGAAGCCGATCTTGCGTTCGACCTGGCGCGTGGCCTGGCGCAGGATTACGTTGTTGTCATCCATGGTTTTCTCCTTGTGAATGGTTAAATCAATCCAATTGCATTCATGACTGCGCCGCCTAACAGGCGT comes from the Janthinobacterium sp. 17J80-10 genome and includes:
- a CDS encoding homoserine O-acetyltransferase — translated: MQAYNGLVEKQSFTLPSYTTVGGREIKDLKVGWESYGQLNAARDNAILVPHYYSANSHVAGRYQADDAAPGYWDSIIGPGKPLDTDRYFVISVDALVNMNSKDGITVTTGPASTNPATGKPYGLDFPVVTIRDFVRVQRALLDSLGIVRLVAAAGVSMGALQSYEWAAAYPEMVERVIAVNGTPTQKPYAICNLESWISPIKADANWNNGNYYGGAEPLAGVTQAMFNVIVAALHADGIAAAFQYQWADAARSPLDAISNNFLVNQAFQANCALRAQTMVDANHMLYMTRANQLFVAGTPGSSVDPELKNIQAKTLVVQYSSDTLFPVADAAAQVARLKENGTAAELVEIASMGGHLAGVTEIDKASEAIRGHLAR
- a CDS encoding LytTR family DNA-binding domain-containing protein, with the protein product MTPIRALIAEDEPLLAMALAGTLRRLWPELEIVAMAENGVAAVQKTLDERPDVLFLDIKMPGKTGLEAAQELADAWGQGAQDGAQTQPFPLVVFVTAYDEFALAAFEQAAVDYVCKPVSDERLGKTVERLKSRLAARLQGPRQTGGADEGLARMLAQLDSLRAPRLSMIRAAVGNQVRMIPIDDVVYFEATDKYVTVATGQGDSLIRTSLKELLPQLDPERFWQIHRGTVVNARCIAAAVRDEAGKLSLRLHGRSETLAVSRLFAHLFRQM
- a CDS encoding histidine kinase → MTTPTQKLRISAQASRHPRLRRLAIDTAFTGAFNVLIALAITYLTPLGSSFGTNLVFSMCIGILAVVLISGGRLVLWGEGKPHWSLLLLVVAAVPLAWFGGHGLAVWLLGMPAHLPHALDMRYTGASLVVTLLACLFGTWFFWSRGKLQYLEAQAALEKARAAAIEKQALQAQLQLLQAQIEPHMLFNTLANLQALIAFDAPRAQHMLDQLIQYLRATLAAARAPQTTLGQEFALLQAYLELMAIRMGPRLAYALDLPEPLRNLPLPPMLLQPLVENAIKHGLEPKIDGGRIDVSARSIDGMLELTVADTGLGLDAPPGQPGTGVGLDNVRERLRALYGDQADFRLQPNLPAGALAHLTLPMAT
- a CDS encoding 2TM domain-containing protein; this encodes MDDNNVILRQATRQVERKIGFRIHLSVYIIVNTGLIVLSQLTTPGHFWPLGPIFGWGIGLAMHGMAVYLRADGSRWKQRMIEQEIRKQQA